In Littorina saxatilis isolate snail1 linkage group LG8, US_GU_Lsax_2.0, whole genome shotgun sequence, a single genomic region encodes these proteins:
- the LOC138973038 gene encoding ATP synthase-coupling factor 6, mitochondrial-like isoform X1: MTKMLLQAVSRLGMVSRQVLQHARRNIGVSAVAAQKAAPVTDPIQQLFLDKIKDYKTKSVGGKLVDVTPQVESALKDELDKVDRVYSAAGKDMTQFPSFSFTDPQLESAGLGDTKDLDIVEAEETIEEVEEDNKPYFVLT; the protein is encoded by the exons ATGACC aAAATGTTGCTGCAAGCAGTGAGCCGTTTGGGGATGGTCAGCCGACAGGTGCTGCAACATGCACGCCGCAACATCGGTGTCAGCGCTGTTGCTGCACAGAAGGCAGCGCCTGTCACTGATCCCATCCAACAGCTCTTCCTGGACAAAATCAAGGACTACAAAACCAA GTCTGTCGGTGGCAAGCTGGTGGACGTCACCCCTCAGGTAGAATCAGCCCTGAAGGATGAACTGGATAAAGTTGACCGTGTCTACAGCGCCGCAGGCAAGGACATGACCCAGTTTCCATCCTTCAGCTTcacag ATCCCCAGCTAGAAAGTGCGGGCCTGGGAGATACCAAGGATCTGGACATTGTGGAAGCTGAAGAAACAATAGAAGAGGTTGAAGAAGACAACAAGCCCTACTTCGTTCTGACCTAG
- the LOC138973038 gene encoding ATP synthase-coupling factor 6, mitochondrial-like isoform X2: MLLQAVSRLGMVSRQVLQHARRNIGVSAVAAQKAAPVTDPIQQLFLDKIKDYKTKSVGGKLVDVTPQVESALKDELDKVDRVYSAAGKDMTQFPSFSFTDPQLESAGLGDTKDLDIVEAEETIEEVEEDNKPYFVLT; this comes from the exons ATGTTGCTGCAAGCAGTGAGCCGTTTGGGGATGGTCAGCCGACAGGTGCTGCAACATGCACGCCGCAACATCGGTGTCAGCGCTGTTGCTGCACAGAAGGCAGCGCCTGTCACTGATCCCATCCAACAGCTCTTCCTGGACAAAATCAAGGACTACAAAACCAA GTCTGTCGGTGGCAAGCTGGTGGACGTCACCCCTCAGGTAGAATCAGCCCTGAAGGATGAACTGGATAAAGTTGACCGTGTCTACAGCGCCGCAGGCAAGGACATGACCCAGTTTCCATCCTTCAGCTTcacag ATCCCCAGCTAGAAAGTGCGGGCCTGGGAGATACCAAGGATCTGGACATTGTGGAAGCTGAAGAAACAATAGAAGAGGTTGAAGAAGACAACAAGCCCTACTTCGTTCTGACCTAG